A stretch of DNA from Sulfurospirillum tamanense:
AGGAATGCAAAATAACAATCCAATAATGAGGGTGTAAATAATGGGGGACTTAAGGCTCTGTTTTAACATTAATTTTATACCCTAACCCTCGAAATGACTCAATAAAATCTGGGCTTGTTTTTTGGCGAATTTTTCGCACATGCATGCGAATATCTGCATGGTGGATAGCTTTTCCTTCCCACACTTCCTCGCGTAGCATTTCGATACTTGCATATGCGTTTTTATTGCGGACAAGGTACAAGATAAGCTCTTTTTCTT
This window harbors:
- a CDS encoding response regulator transcription factor, giving the protein LGCNEYLKKPFDLVELKYRVLELVNTFYSTNNKNCVVIDEVYRFDIVEGLLYKESKEIALTAKEKELILYLVRNKNAYASIEMLREEVWEGKAIHHADIRMHVRKIRQKTSPDFIESFRGLGYKINVKTEP